In Thiospirochaeta perfilievii, a single window of DNA contains:
- a CDS encoding adenylate/guanylate cyclase domain-containing protein, whose product MRRVNIKTSLIFWDIVTFIVVFISTYLMFEVVIKNIISNSSNSDFYEKLDSIEAEYFNSFSYLENKETLVYFDYIDDILNYSVASGINKVKYDDSIFVILTDIEGMEIKSGKKSDPNFLVKIDNALRDKIKTYASHIPLTLPQEEYNSIINRSQNEEDKNYLKGLFTINSKNVYELSRIPNINDRNRYFQILEGRAYKADNNISFQIEFNNQEYVVIIEYAKHGILTKSEKEVTYPIFIVADLSSDFFYLINKVRNTFLGILLFVFLLVVIIKLITTSKITKEIGSISKIISQEGENIRTQGLVRKKVKEIHTDFSETSTLFDSYANLHQRLNTLGEIVSGISDKELLTAVLMDSNSILDPHEEEMTVLFLDIKGFTTLTEKYQEKVFTIVNSIWVEVENVVEGNYGKINKYIGDACLIIFQEKRGTNNSSFYALKSAILILERVGQLQKELEIEFNFRVGLDFGKIVYGKTGTENNYELGVIGDTVNTAARLEAINKQYKTNLLMTETVVNKTKKQLKSLNPHLSFYKVDKVRPKGKKEPKELYTILGNNGKQSRFIGSSSYLSNNSLNNIQNIMDSFTNGISLWKTYYEAKDKKAKSEAHRLAINKWKSTLKQIKQAYLIEELPTMEKYISRIITINELEEYKANKDKWFKKDNHEIQEPSEDWIKYGYIEIEK is encoded by the coding sequence ATGAGAAGAGTAAATATAAAGACATCTCTAATTTTTTGGGATATTGTAACATTCATAGTTGTTTTTATTTCAACGTATCTCATGTTTGAAGTTGTTATTAAAAATATTATATCAAATTCTAGTAATAGTGATTTCTATGAGAAGTTAGACTCTATTGAAGCTGAGTATTTTAATTCATTCTCCTACCTGGAAAATAAAGAGACCCTTGTCTATTTTGATTATATTGATGATATATTAAACTACAGTGTAGCTTCAGGTATTAATAAAGTAAAATATGATGATAGTATATTTGTAATTCTTACAGACATTGAGGGTATGGAGATAAAATCTGGAAAGAAGAGTGATCCAAACTTTTTAGTCAAAATAGATAATGCACTACGGGATAAAATTAAAACATATGCCTCCCACATTCCTTTAACTCTCCCCCAAGAGGAGTATAACTCTATAATAAATAGATCTCAAAACGAAGAGGATAAAAACTATCTTAAAGGGTTATTTACTATTAATTCAAAAAATGTTTATGAACTATCTAGAATCCCTAATATTAATGATAGGAATCGGTATTTTCAAATATTAGAGGGTAGAGCTTACAAAGCTGATAACAATATTAGTTTTCAAATTGAATTTAATAACCAAGAGTATGTAGTAATTATCGAGTATGCAAAACACGGAATATTAACTAAATCAGAGAAGGAAGTTACATACCCCATATTCATAGTAGCAGATCTAAGTAGTGATTTTTTCTATCTAATTAATAAGGTTAGAAATACATTTTTAGGAATTCTTCTTTTTGTTTTTTTACTAGTTGTTATCATTAAACTAATTACAACTAGTAAAATAACAAAGGAGATTGGTTCTATAAGTAAAATAATTAGTCAGGAAGGGGAAAATATTAGAACCCAAGGGTTAGTAAGAAAGAAGGTAAAAGAGATACACACTGATTTTTCCGAAACATCTACACTTTTTGACTCTTACGCAAACCTACACCAAAGATTAAACACCCTTGGAGAGATTGTCTCAGGAATATCGGATAAAGAGTTATTAACAGCTGTGCTAATGGACTCAAACTCTATTTTAGATCCTCATGAGGAGGAGATGACTGTTCTTTTCCTAGATATTAAAGGCTTTACAACTCTAACAGAGAAGTATCAAGAGAAGGTTTTTACCATTGTTAACTCTATATGGGTAGAAGTAGAAAATGTAGTTGAGGGTAATTATGGTAAGATCAATAAATATATTGGTGATGCCTGTTTAATAATATTCCAGGAAAAAAGGGGTACCAATAACTCCTCTTTCTATGCTTTAAAAAGTGCTATATTAATTCTTGAGAGAGTTGGACAGCTGCAAAAAGAGCTGGAGATAGAGTTTAATTTTAGGGTAGGATTAGACTTTGGAAAAATTGTATATGGTAAAACAGGTACTGAAAATAACTATGAACTAGGTGTTATTGGGGATACTGTAAATACTGCAGCACGATTAGAAGCTATAAACAAACAGTATAAAACAAACCTACTAATGACAGAGACTGTTGTAAATAAAACAAAAAAACAACTAAAATCATTAAACCCCCATCTCTCATTCTATAAGGTTGATAAAGTACGACCTAAAGGTAAAAAAGAACCTAAAGAGTTATATACGATCCTTGGAAATAATGGGAAACAGTCTAGATTCATTGGCTCTTCTTCCTATCTATCTAATAACAGTTTAAATAATATTCAGAACATTATGGATAGTTTTACAAATGGAATAAGCCTTTGGAAGACCTACTATGAAGCTAAGGATAAAAAAGCAAAATCCGAAGCCCACAGATTAGCAATTAATAAGTGGAAGAGTACATTAAAACAGATAAAACAGGCGTATCTAATAGAAGAACTTCCAACTATGGAGAAGTATATATCTAGAATTATTACAATTAATGAGTTAGAAGAGTATAAAGCTAATAAAGATAAATGGTTTAAAAAAGATAATCACGAGATTCAGGAGCCATCTGAAGACTGGATAAAATATGGTTATATTGAGATTGAGAAGTAG
- a CDS encoding argininosuccinate synthase, producing MGKKIKKIALAYSGGLDTSIIIPWLKEQYEGAEIIGICTNVGQDEDWANMEAKALKAGASKLYIKDIKEELAAEYIFPMVRAGAIYEGKYLLGTSIARPLQSKHQVEMALAEGCDALCHGCTGKGNDQVRFELTYKALAPELEVIAPWRVWDIQSREDAIDFANERGIELTVTKEKIYSRDWNIWHMSHEGGDLEDLWNRPKEDMFLLTKSPKDAPDKETEIIIDFEKGIPVGLNGEKMSAFSILQTLNKLGHDNGIGRKDIVETRLVGMKSRGVYETPAGTILHEAIRDLEMVTLDRDTLDLKNKLSIDYSNLVYAGKWYTTARESLEAFMAKTSEFVTGSIRVVLYKGNVLITGRKSEYSLYLEDLASFGESSYDHNDATGFINLFGLSTGVTAMVHKEKEGNSGPAAEMINIAATYHKE from the coding sequence ATGGGAAAAAAGATTAAAAAGATTGCATTAGCTTATTCAGGTGGTTTAGATACATCAATTATCATTCCATGGTTAAAAGAGCAGTATGAAGGTGCAGAGATTATTGGAATATGTACAAATGTTGGACAGGATGAAGATTGGGCTAATATGGAAGCTAAGGCATTAAAAGCTGGTGCATCAAAACTATATATAAAAGATATCAAAGAGGAATTAGCAGCAGAGTATATATTCCCAATGGTTAGAGCTGGAGCAATTTATGAGGGTAAATACCTACTAGGGACCTCTATAGCTAGACCTTTACAATCAAAGCATCAGGTAGAAATGGCATTAGCTGAAGGCTGTGATGCTCTATGTCATGGGTGTACAGGAAAGGGTAATGACCAGGTAAGATTCGAATTAACATATAAGGCTTTAGCTCCTGAGCTAGAAGTAATAGCTCCTTGGAGAGTTTGGGATATTCAATCTAGGGAAGATGCAATCGATTTCGCCAATGAGAGGGGAATCGAGTTAACAGTAACAAAGGAGAAAATTTACTCTAGGGACTGGAATATTTGGCACATGAGTCATGAGGGTGGAGACTTAGAGGATTTATGGAATAGACCAAAAGAGGATATGTTTTTATTAACAAAATCCCCTAAAGATGCACCGGATAAAGAGACAGAAATTATTATAGATTTTGAGAAAGGTATTCCTGTAGGTCTAAATGGGGAAAAAATGTCAGCCTTTTCAATACTACAAACTTTAAACAAGTTAGGACATGATAACGGAATCGGTAGAAAAGATATTGTGGAGACAAGATTAGTTGGAATGAAGAGTAGAGGTGTTTACGAAACTCCAGCTGGAACAATTTTACATGAGGCTATAAGAGATCTAGAGATGGTAACACTAGATAGGGATACCTTAGATCTTAAAAATAAACTTTCCATAGATTACTCTAACCTGGTTTATGCAGGAAAGTGGTATACAACAGCAAGGGAGAGTCTTGAAGCTTTTATGGCTAAAACCTCAGAATTTGTTACAGGTTCTATAAGGGTTGTACTCTATAAAGGTAATGTTTTAATTACAGGAAGAAAGTCAGAATACTCTCTATATCTTGAGGATCTAGCATCATTTGGAGAGTCAAGTTATGACCACAATGACGCGACAGGTTTTATCAATCTCTTTGGATTATCTACAGGTGTTACTGCGATGGTTCATAAGGAGAAAGAGGGAAATAGTGGTCCTGCAGCCGAAATGATAAATATTGCAGCAACTTATCATAAAGAGTAG